In Phragmites australis chromosome 16, lpPhrAust1.1, whole genome shotgun sequence, one DNA window encodes the following:
- the LOC133895050 gene encoding secreted RxLR effector protein 161-like — MEARVKLTKDSGTPEVDATLYHSLVGSLRYLVHTRPDISFAVGYVSRYMERPQQEHMVAVKHLLCYISGTIDYGGVYLKRGNTELNLVGYSDSDLGGDVDDRRSTTGIIFFLDDMPVSWQSQKQRVVALSSCEAEYIASAAAACQAVWLERLLGDIIGEKPRKPQLKMDNMSAIALSKNPVLHDRSKHIDTKFHFIRECVDGGRIGLDYTSTLEQLADIRTKPLGRMKFQELRDKIGVIKLK, encoded by the coding sequence ATGGAGGCCCGCGTCAAACTCACCAAGGACAGCGGCACCCCGGAGGTCGACGCGACCCTGTACCACAGCCTGGTGGGAAGCCTACGCTACTTGGTTCACACTCGACCGGACATCTCGTTCGCCGTTGGGTATGTGAGCAGGTACATGGAGCGACCGCAACAAGAACACATGGTGGCGGTCAAGCACTTGCTCTGTTACATCTCAGGCACGATCGACTACGGCGGCGTCTACCTCAAGCGCGGCAACACCGAGCTCAATCTTGTGGGGTACAGCGACAGCGACTTGGGGGGAGACGTTGATGATCGGAGGAGCACCACCGGgatcatattcttcctcgacgaCATGCCCGTTTCATGGCAGTCACAGAAGCAAAGAGTGGTGGCGCTCTCGTCGTGCGAGGCGGAGTACATCGCTAGTGCCGCAGCGGCGTGCCAGGCGGTGTGGCTTGAACGGCTACTGGGCGACATCATCGGGGAAAAGCCCAGGAAGCCCCAACTGAAGATGGACAACATGTCTGCTATCGCACTAAGTAAGAATCCGGTTCTTCATGATCGCAGTAAACACATAGACACAAAATTTCACTTCATTCGTGAATGTGTTGATGGCGGGAGAATCGGACTGGACTACACGAGCACGCTTGAGCAGCTCGCCGACATCCGGACAAAACCACTTGGCCGCATGAAGTTCCAGGAACTTCGTGACAAGATCGGAGTCATCAAACTCAAGTGA